Proteins from one Anastrepha obliqua isolate idAnaObli1 chromosome 2, idAnaObli1_1.0, whole genome shotgun sequence genomic window:
- the LOC129237732 gene encoding probable peroxisomal acyl-coenzyme A oxidase 1, whose translation MPSHIVNPDLQKERDRASFNTQEFTYWWVGGKEKYEAKKKLEKLFLEDPELQDDLPISHMSPKELYEHSVRKAVIIARKLRALRAEGEDDVDTYAALFGGALGSALIKEGNPMMLHFVMFVPTIMGQGTIEQQIEWLTKAWDCNILGTYAQTELGHGTFLRGLETRADYDASTQEFVLNTPTISAYKWWPGGMGHTANHAIVVAQLYTKGEFRGLAPFIVQLRDLETHMPMPGIDVGDIGPKIGMKSVNNGYLGLKNVRTPLNNMLMKNQKVLPDGTYVAPKNSVLTYGTMMFVRCALIRDLSQTLAKASTIAMRYSAVRRQSPIDPNEPEPQIIEHTTQQLKVFPQIAKAIVFKTAGEHIWNMFNNVTGELEQGNMDRLPEMHALSCCLKAITSADSAAAVEVCRLSCGGHGYMDCSNFPTIYGMTTAVCTYEGENTVMLLQTARYLVKVYAQALNGEPLVPTMEYLRKPIENKNFGSFDGSLETIVRAFQFVAANKVRIAYERMEKHRKQGQEPEAAANMVGIELTQAADLHGRAFIVQSAYSELNQLIRQVSPELGAVLQAILELYLLDACLARIGDFLRFINLTDEAITKLELRLQDCLRRLRPNAVALVDSFDVHDRVLDSALGAADGRVYERIFESAKKNPLNREPVNKTFHQYLKPFMKANL comes from the exons ATGCCATCACACATAGTAAATccagatttacaaaaggaacgtGACAGAGCTTCCTTCAATACGCAAGAATTCACATACTGGTGGGTTGGAGGCAAAGAAAAGTATGAAGCGAAGAAGAAACTGG AGAAATTATTCTTGGAAGACCCCGAGCTGCAGGATGACCTACCCATCTCGCACATGTCACCCAAGGAGCTGTACGAACACAGTGTGCGAAAAGCAGTAATTATTGCCAGAAAGCTACGCGCGTTGCGCGCTGAAGGCGAAGACGATGTGGATACATACGC CGCACTCTTTGGCGGCGCACTGGGCTCTGCGCTCATCAAAGAAGGCAATCCAATGATGCTTCATTTCGTAATGTTCGTGCCCACGATAATGGGTCAAGGTACGATTGAACAGCAAATCGAATGGCTAACTAAAGCTTGGGATTGTAATATACTTGGCACATACGCACAGACTGAATTGGGACACGGCACCTTCTTGCGCGGCTTGGAAACACGTGCCGACTATGATGCCAGCACACAAGAGTTTGTTTTGAATACGCCCACCATCAGCGCCTACAAGTGGTGGCCCGGTGGCA TGGGTCATACGGCAAATCATGCAATTGTCGTCGCACAACTGTACACCAAAGGCGAATTCCGTGGGCTGGCTCCTTTTATTGTGCAATTGCGTGATTTGGAGACGCATATGCCGATGCCGGGTATTGATGTTGGTGATATTGGTCCGAAAATAGGCATGAAGTCAGTCAACAATGGCTATTTAGGATTGAAAAATGTACGCACACCGTTGAATAACATGCTGATGAAGAACCAGAAGGTATTACCCGATGGCACTTATGTGGCGCCAAAAAATAGCGTACTCACCTACGGCACCATGATGTTTGTGCGTTGCGCGCTCATACGCGACCTGTCACAAACGTTGGCGAAGGCGTCTACCATTGCGATGCGTTACTCGGCGGTGCGTCGTCAAAGCCCGATCGACCCAAA TGAGCCCGAGCCACAAATCATCGAACACACGACACAACAATTGaaagtttttccacaaatcgCAAAggcgattgttttcaaaacagCCGGCGAACACATTTGGAACATGTTCAATAATGTTACCGGCGAATTGGAGCAAGGCAATATGGATCGGTTGCCGGAAATGCATGCGCTCTCTTGTTGCCTAAAAGCGATCACCAGCGCAGACTCAGCGGCTGCGGTTGAGGTGTGTCGGCTGTCTTGCGGTGGTCACGGCTATATGGATTGCTCCAATTTTCCCACCATTTATGGCATGACAACTGCTGTGTGCACCTATGAGGGCGAGAACACAGTGATGCTGCTACAGACGGCACGTTATCTGGTCAAAGTCTACGCACAGGCGTTGAATGGCGAACCCTTGGTGCCGACAATGGAATATTTACGAAAGCCGATTGAAAACAAGAATTTTGGCAGTTTCGATGGCTCATTGGAGACCATCGTGCGCGCCTTTCAATTTGTGGCGGCGAA CAAAGTGCGAATAGCTTATGAACGCATGGAAAAACATCGTAAACAAGGTCAAGAGCCGGAAGCGGCGGCCAATATGGTGGGCATTGAATTGACGCAAGCAGCGGAT TTACATGGTCGCGCTTTCATCGTACAATCGGCATACAGCGAGTTGAATCAGCTCATACGACAAGTCTCACCTGAACTAGGCGCTGTGTTGCAAGCCATCTTAGAGCTTTATTTGTTAGATGCCTGCTTGGCGCGAATTGGCGATTTTCTCAGA TTTATCAACCTAACCGATGAAGCTATTACCAAATTGGAGCTACGTCTTCAGGATTGTCTCAGACGTTTGCGTCCGAATGCTGTGGCCCTTGTTGACAGCTTTGATGTGCACGATCGCGTGTTGGACTCAGCATTGGGTGCAGCAGATGGGCGCGTCTACGAACGTATTTTCGAGTCAGCCAAGAAAAATCCGCTGAATCGTGAGCCGGTGAACAAaacattccatcagtatttgaAGCCATTTATGAAGGCGAATTTGTAG